A genomic region of Aspergillus oryzae RIB40 DNA, chromosome 1 contains the following coding sequences:
- a CDS encoding uncharacterized protein (predicted protein), whose translation MSPSSPGKDAAASWSGLSPNMATVVSREAVPSYPSSISHSLDDFSYPSPADTGSSIGSLAPFTFSPVTISQPSSFLRHSADVPEQPLGHPSPRQGSTPDQGYPHSQYSSPTDAVSAYATYQSQSSSDPHEGMSPLSKSPQHFASPSVTQDAESMPGGVASSTEDFFNKIMNSPVLSENRPQVHAGEPLVTGDLRPLGIGHEVDVPGGISSAERKWHAYLTSVTDNYGLDCGRPDLDLNKNDDHSAIDINYALDLINTQIESSAASNNRQGDSSSTDSQQNSLDGVKFAYYASPVPINIPRYLSPLPSTLVQTPINLMYFHHFINHTARMLVPHDCSDNPFVSVLPSTYSASHRARYLEHPEPANRIAHWHMLLG comes from the exons ATGAGTCCATCGTCACCGGGGAAGGACGCAGCCGCCTCGTGGTCAGGCTTGTCTCCTAACATGGCCACAGTGGTGTCCAGAGAGGCGGTCCCCAGTTACCCGTCGTCTATCTCACACTCCCTGGACGATTTCTCTTACCCGTCACCGGCTGATACGGGCTCCAGTATTGGTTCTCTTGCCCCTTTCACCTTTTCGCCAGTCACCATATCGCAGCCCAGCTCGTTCCTTCGACACTCTGCAGACGTCCCCGAACAGCCTTTGGGGCATCCTTCGCCCCGCCAAGGCAGCACACCGGATCAGGGGTATCCTCACTCGCAGTATTCATCTCCTACCGATGCCGTTAGTGCCTATGCCACTTACCAGTCACAGAGTTCATCAGACCCTCACGAGGGTATGTCCCCTCTCTCTAAAAGTCCACAGCATTTTGCATCGCCTAGTGTGACCCAGGATGCCGAATCGATGCCAGGGGGCGTGGCTAGTAGTACTGAGGACTTCTTCAACAAAATCATGAATAGCCCCGTATTATCTGAAAATCGCCCGCAGGTCCATGCCGGAGAGCCACTGGTCACTGGCGATTTAAGGCCTTTGGGTATAGGCCACGAGGTTGATGTACCCGGGGGAATTTCGAGCGCAGAAAGAAAGTGGCATGCTTATCTCACCAGCGTTACAGATAATTATGGTTTGGACTGTGGCCGTCCAGATCTGGATTTGAATAAGAATGACGATCATTCGGCCATTGATATCAATTACGCCCTGGATTTAATCAATACACAAATTGAATCGTCTGCGGCGTCTAACAATCGACAGGGCGATTCCTCGTCCACGGATTCGCAACAAAATAGTTTGGATGGTGTGAAGTTTGCGTATTACGCATCACCTGTACCGATCAACATCCCGCGTTATCTATCGCCGTTACCATCAACTCTAGTGCAAACGCCTATCAACCTGATGTATTTCCATCATTTTATCAATCATACAGCAAGAATGCTAGTTCCGCACGACTGTAGCGATAATCCATTTGTTTCTGTTCTACCATCAA CGTACTCCGCTAGTCACCGTGCGAGATATCTGGAGCATCCAGAACCTGCTAATCGTATCGCGCACTGG CACATGCTGCTCGGCTGA
- a CDS encoding presequence translocated-associated motor subunit PAM17 (predicted protein) — protein MHATSISAPVRTAMMFGRIPSKALPSVAFPANSTAFYQTLCQARPASTSAQIKTSFKAPCARPQVQMPTYRVASMRANSTVSEATRKEAAKLTWNSFFQLRASRRRYSLASSVVSSMASTFIGVQVLSSQDLESLGAQVMGLDPFVVLGMATAACGAVGWLIGPFVGNAAWGLVNRRYRQAFMIKEKEFYDRIKRFRVDPSSNSIANPVPDYYGEKIGSVQGYRQWLKDQRVYNRKRRNFIL, from the exons ATGCACGCGACCTCGATCAGTGCCCCAGTGCGCACCGCAATGATGTTCGGACGCATTCCCTCAAAAGCCCTCCCCTCGGTTGCATTCCCAGCCAATTCAACGGCATTCTACCAGACCCTCTGCCAGGCACGACCAGCCAGTACCTCCGCACAAATCAAGACCAGCTTCAAGGCACCATGCGCTCGTCCCCAGGTCCAAATGCCAACTTACCGTGTTGCATCAATGCGGGCGAACTCCACAGTCTCCGAGGCAACTCGCAAGGAAGCCGCCAAGCTGACCTGGAActcattcttccagctccgCGCCTCTCGTCGTCGCTATTCGCTCGCTTCTTCGGTTGTGTCCTCGATGGCTAGTACCTTCATCGGTGTGCAGGTTCTTTCCAGCCAGGACCTTGAATCCTTGGGTGCGCAGGTGATGGGTCTGGACCCCTTCGTTGTTCTGGGAATGGCTACCGCGGCTTGTGGTGCTGTGGGATGGCTTATTGGGCCCTTTGTTGGTAATGCGGCGTGGGGGTTGGTTAATCGGCGGTACAGACAGGCTTTCATGATC aaggagaaggaattcTATGACCGGATCAAACGCTTCCGTGTTGATCCCTCTTCGAACTCAATCGCGAACCCCGTCCCCGATTACTACGGCGAGAAGATCGGTAGCGTGCAGGGATACCGCCAGTGGCTGAAGGATCAGCGTGTGTATAACCGCAAGAGGCGCAACTTTATCCTCTAG
- a CDS encoding uncharacterized protein (predicted protein): protein MEGCPCLILSAFTAAAILLFTFIPILFVFYVFQHRFLHRIEARMTPMTDSVTPEGCQGIERASHPDKATPDALEATVSPAPGSRRNSNLMDSRLEDIQVPTLLPQITKKMPGPVTTSAIVKLTEELHLGGPAPLLDGGLDHLQIPTLEPKRFTLTFQKSSSLATIAQVAKTSAFGAEEESVIVPWDGKIRWAIEGPSVFDDEEDELGAFYFRPNLFSRNPFSDIWMFQYGLRYVPAKGDKNVYRTVRIENLPSTLTLKDILPAVSGEIFSARLTDTTPIVGYNTAIVTFVWQSDAIHFAQTSRNGIHLGPTVAKVIPVNTPTYPISAELKRLIFKEGATRCLCVSSLRESLKSEVRRVMEKSPHSAYIERIEDGLVLGETYIRFHSIKVAAAACDQLKNHPCFTECGFRFLKKASDMRTAVSGERTFRTKVQEKRPRIGIWD from the exons ATGGAAGGTTGCCCTTGTCTCATCTTGAGCGCTTTCACTGCCGCTGCCATTCTGCTCTTCACATTTATACCCATTCTCTTTGTGTTCTACGTGTTTCAACACCGGTTTCTGCACCGGATTGAGGCCCGCATGACTCCCATGACAGACTCGGTGACTCCGGAAGGATGTCAGGGCATAGAGAGGGCCAGCCACCCTGATAAGGCAACGCCTGACGCGCTGGAAGCTACTGTGTCTCCTGCTCCAGGGTCGCGTCGAAACTCGAATCTGATGGATAGCCGATTGGAGGACATCCAGGTTCCGACTCTTCTGCCACAAATCACCAAGAAGATGCCGGGCCCCGTCACCACCAGCGCCATCGTCAAACTGACCGAGGAGCTTCACCTGGGAGGGCCTGCTCCGTTGCTGGATGGTGGGTTGGACCACCTGCAAATCCCTACGTTGGAACCGAAGCGC TTCACTCTAACCTTCCAGAAGAGCTCATCCTTAGCTACCATAGCCCAGGTGGCCAAAACCTCCGCGTTcggcgccgaagaagaatcaGTAATTGTTCCATGGGATGGCAAGATACGCTGGGCTATAGAGGGTCCTAGTGTCttcgatgacgaggaagatgagcttGGAGCATTCTACTTCCGTCCCAATCTCTTTTCTCGTAACCCGTTCTCGGACATTTGGATGTTTCAGTATGGACTGCGATACGTACCGGCTAAGGGCGACAAAAACGTGTATCGTACGGTCCGGATCGAGAATCTCCCCTCAACTCTAACCCTGAAGGATATCTTGCCTGCCGTTAGTGGTGAGATTTTCTCAGCTCGTCTCACGGATACCACTCCCATTGTGGGATATAACACAGCGATTGTCACGTTCGTTTGGCAATCCGATGCTATTCATTTTGCTCAGACTTCGAGAAACGGCATCCACCTTGGTCCCACAGTGGCAAAGGTTATCCCCGTCAACACTCCGACCTACCCTATCTCAGCTGAGTTGAAGCGATTGATCTTCAAGGAAGGCGCCACACGCTGTCTCTGTGTGTCCAGTTTGCGTGAATCCCTGAAGAGTGAAGTTCGCCGTGTTATGGAGAAGTCTCCTCACTCTGCATATATTGAGAGGATTGAAGATGGTCTTGTGCTGGGGGAGACCTACATTCGGTTCCATTCGATCAAAGTGGCCGCTGCGGCGTGCGATCAACTCAAAAACCACCCGTGCTTCACCGAGTGTGGCTTTCGTTTCTTAAAGAAAGCCTCAGACATGCGTACCGCTGTTTCCGGAGAACGCACCTTTAGAACCAAAGTGCAGGAAAAGCGCCCTCGCATCGGGATTTGGGACTAA
- a CDS encoding putative integral membrane protein (acyl-CoA synthetase), whose protein sequence is MASTSSTAQSLLKKHPLQRIHSPSRGFSALVHHFTSSMQYLPTKDYDIPNIDLLSLIFDSPLSLTTEKTVLHAEAANPTNNITKAQARTITKRLAHVFRADFGIGNNGAGKDAVLCISSNQVLLPAVFFAIIAAGGVYTAASTAFTQSELSRQIQQSKSQLIIASPDSKTKALKAALACGIPVERVLVLESSNHKHLLRDTVDPERNYLFQNTEELDWERVTDRNELETRLICLLFSSGTTGPPKGVMLSHMNLVSEAIIPQLVLRESRKGKPHLEVPYRTIGHLPTAHIAGCQGYFITPAVAGGTVYWMPKFNIDQFMDYCKKYQVTFLATAPPVYLAVAESSRVTDQFNSLIRAESGAAPLPTEVQRRAEEKLGCSISQRWGMTESTGSVTTMPWGEADSTGSISPLLPNTRLRIVDEQDRDVEQGMEGEILVKGPMVTKGYFENQEATAAAFAPNGWFRTGDIGVWKDGKIYMVDRKKELIKYKGLQVSPVEVEACLLSHDGVADAAVIGVPDPSAPGNELPRAYIVLENDRIISEEELKTHVKSNMARHKQLRGGVVFTKEIPKSSSGKILRRLLRDQARKSAEPRAKI, encoded by the exons ATGgcttctacttcttctacAGCCCAGTCTCTTCTCAAGAAACATCCATTACAGCGGATACACAGTCCATCCCGGGGCTTCTCTGCCTTGGttcat CATTTCACCTCCAGCATGCAATACCTCCCAACAAAAGATTACGATATCCCGAACATCGACCTCCTCTCATTAATATTTG ATTCCCCCCTCTCACTTACCACGGAAAAAACCGTTCTCCACGCCGAAGCCGCAAATCcaaccaacaacatcacGAAAGCGCAAGCCCGAACCATCACCAAACGCCTCGCGCATGTGTTCCGTGCCGACTTTGGGATCGGAAACAATGGCGCCGGAAAGGACGCAGTTCTTTGTATCTCCTCGAACCAAGTCCTTCTTCCAGCGGTGTTCTTTGCCATAATCGCTGCTGGAGGCGTATACACCGCAGCATCGACGGCCTTTACACAATCAGAACTATCTCGTCAGATCCAACAGTCAAAAAGTCAATTGATCATTGCTAGTCCGGACAGCAAAACGAAAGCTCTGAAAGCAGCACTTGCCTGCGGAATCCCCGTGGAACGAGTTCTGGTCCTGGAGAGCTCAAATCACAAGCATTTACTACGGGATACTGTTGACCCTGAGAGAAACTATCTTTTTCAGAATACTGAAGAGCTGGACTGGGAACGAGTAACAGATCGAAACGAGCTAGAAACAAGACTCATCTGCCTTTTGTTTTCGAGCGGTACTACCGGGCCCCCAAAAGGCGTGATGCTGTCTCACATGAACCTTGTTTCTGAGGCAATTATCCCGCAATTGGTCCTTCGCGAGTCCAGAAAGGGGAAACCGCATCTTGAAGTCCCTTATCGAACTATCGGTCATCTGCCTACCGCGCACATTGCGGGCTGTCAGGGATATTTCATTACTCCTGCCGTTGCGGGAGGTACTGTGTACTGGATGCCGAAGTTCAACATTGACCAGTTCATGGATTATTGTAAGAAGTACCAGGTTACGTTTCTGGCTACTGCGCCGCCGGTCTATCTTGCTGTTGCGGAGAGTTCACGAGTCACGGATCAATTTAATAGTTTAATCCGAGCGGAATCGGGGGCCGCGCCGTTACCCACGGAGGTCCAGCGACGtgcggaggagaagttgggtTGTTCAATCAGTCAACGCTGGGGAATGACTGAGTCTACTGGGAGCGTGACTACGATGCCTTGGGGTGAAGCTGATAGCACGGGAAGTATCAGTCCTTTGCTTCCGAATACGAGACTCCGCATTGTGGATGAACAGGATAGGGATGTTGAACAAGGCATGGAGGGAGAGATCTTGGTTAAAGGGCCCATGGTCACTAAGGGTTATTTCGAGAACCAGGAAGCTACTGCAGCTGCTTTCGCGCCCAACGGTTGGTTCCGAACAGGTGATATTGGCGTCTGGAAGGATGGCAAAATTTACATGGTggatagaaagaag GAACTTATAAAATACAAAGGACTTCAGGTCTCCCCGGTAGAAGTAGAGGCCTGTCTCCTTAGCCATGACGGCGTAGCAGATGCTGCTGTCATTGGAGTGCCAGACCCATCAGCACCGGGGAATGAACTCCCCCGAGCATATATCGTGTTAGAGAACGATAGAATCATTTCtgaggaggaattgaagacCCACGTCAAGTCAAATATGGCCCGCCATAAGCAACTTCGGGGTGGCGTGGTGTTTACGAAAGAAATTCCGAAAAGCTCATCCGGAAAGATACTTCGACGACTGCTGAGAGATCAGGCAAGAAAGTCGGCGGAGCCACGAGCGAAGATTTAG